The Chitinophaga sp. H8 genome contains a region encoding:
- a CDS encoding Gfo/Idh/MocA family protein, with translation MTTIKWGIIGCGNVTEVKSGPAFNLVPGSELVAVMRRDAEKAADYARRHGVKKWYNDARALLNDPEINAIYVATPPASHQQYALAALERGLPVYLEKPMALHAESASVIASVAESKGIKFAMAHYRRRLPSFSFIKSLLDQQAIGQVRMVQLQLWKQPTTAQEHNWRLQTALSGGGHFHDLAPHQLDILLYYFGMPSRYFGTGTSISGNVPDIVSGQMVLPGNILFNGCWNFASPANEVKDECIITGTTGSIHFSFFSNIEKVEVHNQDGAQVHQFQTPKHIQQPMIEAVVKYFQGTAENPCSAREGYKSMLLLDAFVK, from the coding sequence ATGACAACGATTAAATGGGGAATTATTGGCTGTGGAAATGTAACAGAAGTTAAAAGTGGTCCGGCCTTTAATCTGGTACCAGGAAGCGAGTTGGTAGCTGTAATGCGCCGTGATGCAGAGAAAGCGGCAGATTATGCCAGGCGTCATGGTGTAAAGAAATGGTATAACGATGCCCGCGCCTTACTCAATGATCCCGAAATTAATGCTATCTATGTAGCTACCCCACCTGCTTCACATCAGCAATATGCATTGGCTGCATTGGAGCGGGGCCTGCCGGTGTACCTGGAAAAGCCGATGGCACTGCATGCAGAATCTGCCAGTGTGATTGCCAGTGTAGCAGAAAGTAAGGGAATTAAGTTTGCCATGGCACACTATCGCCGTAGATTGCCCTCTTTTTCATTCATAAAATCCCTGCTGGATCAGCAGGCTATTGGCCAGGTGCGCATGGTACAATTACAGTTGTGGAAACAGCCAACCACAGCGCAAGAACACAACTGGCGCCTTCAAACAGCATTGTCAGGTGGCGGGCATTTTCATGACCTTGCCCCGCATCAGCTGGATATTCTACTGTATTATTTTGGCATGCCTTCCCGTTATTTCGGTACGGGTACCAGTATCAGCGGAAATGTGCCCGATATTGTAAGTGGACAAATGGTGTTGCCAGGTAACATCTTGTTTAATGGGTGCTGGAATTTTGCATCCCCAGCCAATGAAGTAAAAGATGAATGTATTATTACGGGTACAACAGGGAGTATTCATTTCTCCTTTTTCTCCAATATTGAAAAGGTAGAGGTACATAATCAGGATGGTGCACAAGTACATCAGTTTCAAACGCCTAAACATATTCAGCAGCCCATGATTGAAGCGGTGGTAAAATATTTTCAGGGAACAGCAGAGAACCCCTGTTCAGCCAGGGAAGGATATAAGAGCATGTTATTGCTGGATGCTTTTGTTAAGTAA
- a CDS encoding bifunctional alpha,alpha-trehalose-phosphate synthase (UDP-forming)/trehalose-phosphatase — MRKTIIVSNRLPVKIAENEGAFTATASEGGLATGLGSIYREGNNIWIGWPGIELADAEQQETVREKLAEMNLLPVYLTQDEINNYYEGFSNEILWPVFHYMGVYARYEQAYWDSYYQVNNKFKEIILSVAAPGDTIWIHDYQLLLLPGMIRAILPEISIGFFQHIPFPSYELFRLIPWRAELLEGMLGADLIGFHTFDDTRHFMNAASRILPVLTSSNVVTINDRFVVVDTFPMGIDYQRFESLAASDKVIQQAHGLREKFQNIRILLSIDRLDYSKGILQRLQAFELLLQTHPEYIEKVGFCMIVVPSRDTVPQYKELRDEIDKLVGNINARYRTMSWNPIHYFYRSFPIEILSALYTLSDICLVTPMRDGMNLVSKEYVASRTNNDGVLVLSEMAGASKELMDAIIVNPNNIGAMTNAIIEALDMPLAEQERRMKSMRQVVAKFNISHWVKLFMATLVEVNKMQQSMLARLINLETEKYIRSEYDQAEKRIIFLDYDGTLVGFKTNIDMASPDDDLYELLHELTDDSSNHVYIISGRKYETLEEWFGHLPLNLIAEHGVWQKPIHQEWQRQPGLNDQWKQEIAPILEGFTDRTPGSFIEEKSFSLVWHYRKVESGLGELRANELMNTLRYYTSDKGLQLLPGDKVIEVKNVEINKGKAALTWLEEQAYDFILAIGDDFTDEDIFKALPEEAITIKVGSQVSVARYHLRSHQEVRYLLKTLVAHKTFIKSRQ; from the coding sequence ATGCGAAAGACCATTATTGTATCGAACAGACTACCGGTAAAGATTGCTGAAAATGAAGGTGCTTTTACAGCAACAGCAAGTGAAGGCGGATTAGCTACCGGTCTTGGCTCTATTTACAGAGAGGGAAATAACATCTGGATAGGATGGCCTGGTATTGAATTGGCAGATGCTGAACAGCAGGAAACGGTACGTGAAAAACTGGCAGAAATGAACTTGCTGCCGGTATATTTAACACAGGATGAAATCAATAATTATTATGAAGGATTTTCGAATGAAATCCTCTGGCCTGTATTTCATTATATGGGCGTTTATGCAAGGTATGAACAAGCCTATTGGGATTCCTACTACCAGGTGAATAACAAGTTTAAGGAAATCATCCTTTCAGTAGCAGCACCAGGGGATACTATCTGGATTCATGATTACCAGTTACTATTATTGCCAGGAATGATCAGGGCAATATTACCTGAAATATCCATCGGCTTCTTTCAGCATATCCCTTTTCCCTCTTACGAATTGTTCCGTCTTATTCCCTGGAGGGCCGAACTGCTGGAAGGCATGTTAGGAGCAGATCTGATAGGTTTTCATACATTCGATGATACCCGTCACTTTATGAATGCAGCCAGCCGTATTCTGCCCGTGCTGACCTCTTCTAATGTGGTTACCATCAATGACCGTTTTGTGGTTGTAGATACTTTCCCTATGGGAATAGATTATCAACGATTTGAATCACTGGCAGCTTCGGATAAAGTTATACAACAGGCACATGGGTTGCGGGAAAAGTTCCAGAATATACGTATCCTCCTTTCTATCGACCGGTTGGATTATAGTAAGGGTATCCTGCAGCGTTTACAGGCCTTTGAACTGTTATTACAAACACATCCGGAGTATATTGAAAAGGTAGGGTTTTGTATGATTGTGGTGCCTTCGAGGGATACCGTGCCACAGTATAAGGAGTTACGTGATGAAATAGATAAGCTGGTAGGGAATATCAATGCTCGGTATCGTACAATGAGCTGGAACCCTATCCATTATTTTTACCGTTCCTTCCCCATAGAAATTTTATCAGCCCTGTATACGCTTTCTGATATCTGCCTGGTAACACCTATGCGTGATGGGATGAACCTGGTAAGTAAAGAGTATGTAGCCAGCCGTACCAATAACGATGGGGTGCTTGTACTTAGTGAAATGGCAGGGGCATCCAAGGAGTTGATGGACGCTATTATTGTAAATCCGAATAATATTGGCGCCATGACCAATGCCATAATTGAAGCATTGGATATGCCACTGGCAGAGCAAGAGCGACGGATGAAATCTATGCGTCAGGTAGTAGCGAAGTTTAATATTTCGCATTGGGTGAAGTTATTTATGGCTACGCTGGTAGAGGTCAATAAGATGCAGCAATCTATGCTGGCAAGGCTTATAAACCTGGAAACAGAGAAGTACATACGCAGTGAGTACGATCAGGCAGAAAAGCGGATCATATTCCTGGACTATGATGGTACACTGGTAGGGTTTAAAACGAATATTGATATGGCATCACCGGATGATGACCTGTATGAACTGCTGCATGAGCTTACAGATGATTCTTCCAACCATGTTTATATTATCAGTGGCAGGAAATACGAAACACTGGAAGAATGGTTCGGTCATTTGCCACTCAATCTGATAGCTGAGCATGGCGTATGGCAAAAACCAATTCATCAGGAATGGCAAAGGCAACCGGGATTAAATGATCAATGGAAGCAGGAAATAGCCCCTATTCTGGAGGGCTTTACCGACCGTACACCTGGCTCTTTCATTGAAGAAAAAAGTTTTTCCCTGGTATGGCATTATCGCAAGGTAGAATCAGGATTAGGAGAATTACGTGCCAATGAATTGATGAATACCCTGCGTTATTATACCAGCGATAAAGGATTGCAATTATTGCCAGGAGATAAGGTGATAGAAGTAAAGAATGTGGAAATCAATAAAGGTAAAGCTGCGCTTACCTGGTTGGAAGAACAGGCATATGATTTTATCCTGGCGATCGGAGATGATTTTACAGATGAAGACATCTTTAAGGCATTACCGGAAGAGGCAATTACTATCAAAGTAGGCAGCCAGGTATCAGTAGCCAGGTATCATTTACGCAGCCACCAGGAAGTAAGGTATTTACTGAAAACACTGGTTGCACATAAAACATTCATAAAATCAAGACAATAA
- a CDS encoding glycoside hydrolase family 15 protein translates to MERHTYQTGLIGNCAFLAHINKNTNVDWLCWPRMDSSFIFGGLLDKQKGGEFSILPAHDYTSRQYYLDNTNVLCTEITTAEGKYVVTDFAPRFLQYERFFKPLMLIRKIDPVEGSPRIRVKCNPTCDYGTAPLQKLRGSSHVEFEGCDEKIRLTTNIPVSYLFEEEFFVLNDTRYMILTYGHPLEAPLISTAERFLRETIAYWRLWIKHSSIANFYQTYVIRSALTLKIHQYEDTGAIIAASTTSLPEYQDSGRNWDYRYCWLRDTYYVITALNHIGHFEEMERYFNYVTDISFSDEFRYQPLYGITGQKTLQEIILPHLAGYLGNQPVRIGNQAYEHIQNDIYGQVLISMLPLYTDHRFIFSERKDSDKWIELLLGKIERTIDEKDAGIWEFRNMANIHCYSNLFQWAGCCAAEKMARTIGHQQLVQRAIALKNKAAAHIESCYDPVRKVYTNAAGSSHLDASTLQLIMMNYLKPDSDRARDHLVALEKELKTPQGLFYRYLHADDFGKPKTTFLICAFWYVEALACVGRIDDAIREFENLLQYSNHLLLFSEDIDEKDGSQWGNFPQAYSHVGLMNAAYRIAMKLDVPIFI, encoded by the coding sequence ATGGAAAGACATACCTATCAGACCGGTCTCATTGGCAATTGTGCATTTTTAGCGCATATCAATAAGAATACGAACGTAGACTGGCTTTGCTGGCCCAGGATGGACAGCTCCTTTATTTTCGGAGGATTACTGGACAAACAAAAAGGAGGGGAATTCTCTATCCTGCCGGCCCATGACTATACTTCCCGGCAGTACTACCTGGATAATACCAATGTGCTTTGTACGGAAATTACCACGGCAGAAGGTAAATATGTGGTAACAGATTTTGCGCCACGTTTTCTGCAATATGAACGCTTTTTTAAGCCCCTAATGCTGATCAGGAAGATAGATCCTGTAGAAGGTTCTCCCCGTATACGGGTGAAATGCAACCCTACCTGCGATTATGGCACTGCTCCGTTACAAAAGCTCCGGGGCAGCAGTCATGTGGAATTTGAAGGCTGCGATGAAAAAATAAGACTCACTACCAATATCCCCGTCAGTTACCTCTTTGAAGAAGAATTCTTTGTGCTCAATGACACCCGGTACATGATCCTGACATACGGACATCCACTGGAGGCACCACTGATAAGTACTGCTGAACGCTTCCTTCGTGAAACAATCGCATATTGGCGTCTGTGGATCAAACATTCTTCTATTGCCAATTTTTATCAGACCTACGTGATCCGCTCTGCCCTCACGCTTAAAATACACCAGTATGAAGATACCGGGGCTATTATTGCCGCCAGCACCACCAGCTTGCCCGAATACCAGGACAGCGGGCGCAACTGGGATTACCGTTATTGTTGGTTAAGGGATACTTACTATGTAATTACTGCACTCAACCATATTGGTCACTTCGAGGAAATGGAACGGTACTTTAACTATGTTACGGATATCTCCTTTTCGGATGAATTCCGGTATCAGCCTTTATATGGTATTACCGGGCAAAAAACGTTGCAGGAAATCATACTCCCCCATCTTGCCGGTTACCTGGGCAACCAGCCTGTTCGTATAGGCAATCAGGCATATGAGCATATCCAGAATGATATCTACGGGCAAGTGCTGATATCCATGCTTCCACTTTATACAGATCACCGGTTTATATTTTCAGAGAGAAAGGATTCGGACAAATGGATTGAACTGCTGCTGGGCAAGATTGAACGTACCATCGATGAAAAGGATGCTGGTATCTGGGAATTCCGCAATATGGCCAATATCCACTGTTATAGTAATCTGTTTCAATGGGCAGGTTGCTGCGCTGCTGAAAAAATGGCGCGTACCATTGGGCATCAGCAATTGGTGCAAAGGGCAATAGCACTTAAAAACAAGGCTGCTGCACATATTGAAAGCTGTTATGATCCGGTTAGAAAAGTATATACCAACGCTGCGGGAAGTAGTCATCTGGACGCCAGCACCCTGCAACTTATTATGATGAACTATCTGAAGCCGGATTCTGACCGCGCCAGAGACCACCTGGTGGCACTGGAAAAGGAGCTTAAAACACCGCAGGGATTATTTTACCGGTATTTGCATGCAGATGATTTTGGAAAGCCTAAAACCACTTTCCTGATTTGTGCTTTCTGGTATGTGGAAGCGCTGGCTTGCGTAGGCCGCATAGATGATGCCATCAGGGAATTTGAAAATCTGTTACAATATTCTAACCATCTTTTGCTCTTCAGTGAAGATATAGACGAAAAAGATGGCAGCCAATGGGGTAATTTTCCACAGGCTTACAGCCATGTAGGCCTGATGAATGCTGCCTACCGTATTGCAATGAAACTGGATGTTCCCATCTTTATTTAA
- the glk gene encoding glucokinase: protein MQTVKNQTYLPRFTTHRHEGSGEVYVLAGDLGGTKTNLALFSATGETLKILQEHTYRSREYGSFTEIIQHFITQHPDTPPERICIGVAGPVIKGRVELTNLSRDLSEDEIRENTGLNQVALINDLEATAYGLATLSPDKLLTLHKGNAEHKGNMAIIAPGTGLGEAGLYWDGKAYHPFPTEGGHCDFSPRTDLDMELLKYLQEKYEVASWERLISGPGINNIYFFLRDVKGMDEPAWLAKAMEEKDTAAVISENGIGRKAPICIKTMELFVRYLGREASNLVLKMKATGGLFLGGGIPPKIAPLLENNDFYNHYLQSDRMVELLSAVPIHIINNDKTALWGAAYYGAGMNVESSHLSS, encoded by the coding sequence ATGCAAACAGTTAAAAATCAAACCTATTTACCTCGTTTTACTACTCATCGTCACGAAGGGAGTGGAGAGGTGTATGTATTAGCGGGAGATCTGGGAGGCACCAAAACAAACCTCGCATTATTCAGTGCAACCGGGGAAACATTGAAAATATTGCAGGAGCATACTTATCGCTCCAGGGAGTACGGATCCTTTACGGAGATTATCCAGCATTTTATTACACAACATCCGGATACCCCTCCGGAACGTATTTGTATTGGCGTAGCCGGCCCGGTTATCAAAGGTAGGGTAGAGCTGACCAATCTGTCAAGGGATTTAAGTGAGGATGAGATCCGTGAAAATACCGGACTTAATCAGGTAGCGTTGATTAATGACCTGGAAGCTACGGCCTATGGGTTGGCTACTTTATCACCAGATAAGCTGTTGACCTTGCATAAGGGAAATGCTGAGCATAAGGGAAATATGGCCATTATTGCGCCGGGAACAGGATTGGGAGAAGCCGGACTGTACTGGGATGGAAAAGCTTATCATCCTTTTCCAACAGAAGGAGGACATTGTGATTTTTCCCCTCGTACCGATCTGGATATGGAATTACTGAAGTATTTACAGGAAAAGTATGAAGTAGCCAGCTGGGAACGTCTGATATCCGGTCCGGGTATTAACAATATTTACTTTTTTTTGAGAGACGTAAAAGGTATGGATGAGCCTGCATGGCTTGCCAAAGCGATGGAAGAAAAAGACACGGCAGCGGTCATCAGTGAAAATGGTATTGGCAGAAAGGCGCCTATTTGCATTAAGACAATGGAATTGTTTGTACGCTACCTTGGCAGAGAAGCCTCCAACCTGGTATTGAAGATGAAGGCTACCGGTGGGTTATTTCTTGGAGGAGGTATTCCTCCTAAAATAGCCCCGTTATTAGAGAATAACGACTTCTATAACCATTACCTTCAAAGTGATCGTATGGTGGAATTATTATCGGCAGTACCTATTCATATTATTAACAATGATAAAACAGCCCTTTGGGGAGCAGCTTATTATGGAGCTGGAATGAATGTTGAATCATCCCATCTTTCATCATAG
- a CDS encoding AsmA family protein codes for MQKWLKVTLITAGSIIVLIVLLWLGMALYINKNKANLLAEITSQLNEKINGKLTVGDMEPALVRSFPNISLALRDVKLQDSLFSHHQHPLLAVKDIFVKINTFSLLGKQADIREVTLEEGTVYLFTDSTGYSNTSILRQKKDSAAKNNGSKDAVINRLRLENISFVLDNQQKGKLFHLDIKSLRGKMDASDTGYVFDMRTDILAKDFSFNTGRGSYIKDKTLEMDIKVYFNKLKKVLYIPSQRFRVDGQALDIGADFFFDGTSPAFRLQVIANQVLFRKAASFLLPGTASKLGPYDIQQPMDVVADIQGSLLPHSTPWVKVNWTVTNNTLVAHKVILDSCSFSGGYNNEVVAGKGFTDENSAINIYHLKGKWFDIPISADTLRVLNLKYPGMTARFRSDFPLNRLNSLTNEESFQFKEGSAKADLYYKGGLVSSDTILPFIQGTVRIENGTLTYLPRDLSFRNCTALLDFTGKDLYLKNINIQSGKSTLMMDGSIRNLMNLYFSAPEKILLDWVIRSPLVDLNEFRAFLIPRKQHKKTPSSVKKNISRAAQQLDVMLNASSANMQIQLGKVNYRQFSAQNVVANIVLMQTGIRLNKIALQHAGGSLQLEGVLQQQGNDNKFKLNAGINNVHIDQLFYAFENFGMQSLGSKNLKGILTANAAITGNIHDNGNLAPHSLYGTLRFDLRQGALMHFGPLEEIGNFVFRKRNLSEITFENLKNTLQLQGSKIIIPPMRIASSALNIDVGGVYGIGKGTNINLDIPLRNPQKDSLITDKKERRKRSNRGLVLHLRAVDDDNGKVKIKLGSGKKDEVSAADRNY; via the coding sequence ATGCAAAAATGGCTGAAAGTAACCCTTATAACAGCAGGTAGTATTATTGTGCTCATTGTACTGCTATGGTTGGGCATGGCGCTTTATATCAATAAAAACAAAGCTAATCTGCTGGCAGAGATCACCAGCCAGTTAAATGAGAAGATAAATGGTAAACTCACAGTAGGGGATATGGAACCTGCATTGGTAAGAAGCTTTCCTAATATATCTCTTGCATTAAGAGATGTGAAACTGCAGGATAGTTTATTTAGCCATCATCAGCATCCCTTGTTGGCTGTGAAAGATATCTTTGTTAAAATAAATACCTTTTCATTATTGGGGAAGCAGGCAGATATCCGTGAAGTGACATTGGAGGAAGGAACGGTTTATCTGTTTACAGATAGTACAGGGTATTCTAACACGAGTATTCTGAGACAAAAAAAAGACAGTGCTGCCAAAAACAATGGTAGTAAAGATGCTGTGATCAACCGGTTGCGCCTGGAAAATATCAGCTTTGTGCTGGACAATCAGCAAAAGGGAAAACTGTTCCATCTGGATATAAAATCATTGCGGGGAAAAATGGATGCCAGTGATACGGGATATGTGTTTGATATGCGTACTGATATTCTGGCCAAAGACTTTTCATTTAATACCGGGCGAGGAAGCTATATAAAAGACAAAACCCTGGAAATGGATATAAAGGTATATTTCAATAAACTGAAAAAAGTCCTTTACATTCCTTCCCAGCGTTTCAGGGTTGATGGGCAGGCACTGGATATTGGTGCAGATTTTTTCTTTGATGGCACTTCACCGGCGTTTAGATTGCAGGTGATAGCTAATCAGGTACTCTTTAGAAAAGCCGCTTCTTTTTTGTTACCGGGAACTGCCTCAAAGCTCGGTCCCTATGATATCCAGCAACCTATGGATGTGGTGGCAGATATACAGGGCAGTTTATTGCCTCATAGTACACCATGGGTAAAAGTAAATTGGACTGTAACCAACAATACATTGGTAGCGCATAAGGTTATACTGGACAGTTGCAGCTTCTCAGGAGGATATAATAATGAAGTAGTAGCAGGGAAGGGGTTTACAGATGAGAACTCCGCCATCAATATTTATCATTTGAAAGGAAAGTGGTTTGACATTCCTATTTCAGCTGATACCTTGCGGGTGTTGAATTTGAAGTATCCTGGTATGACAGCACGCTTTCGTTCAGATTTCCCGTTAAACCGGCTAAACTCACTTACCAATGAGGAGTCGTTCCAGTTTAAGGAGGGGAGTGCTAAAGCGGATTTGTATTATAAGGGTGGGCTTGTATCAAGTGATACCATACTGCCATTTATACAAGGGACCGTCCGGATTGAAAATGGAACATTAACTTATCTGCCCAGAGATTTGTCTTTTCGTAATTGTACTGCCTTGCTGGACTTTACCGGTAAAGATCTCTACCTGAAAAATATCAATATACAAAGTGGTAAGAGTACTTTAATGATGGATGGCAGTATCCGTAATCTCATGAATCTTTATTTTAGTGCACCGGAGAAAATATTGCTGGATTGGGTAATTCGCAGCCCTTTGGTAGATCTGAATGAATTCCGTGCTTTCCTTATCCCGCGTAAACAACATAAAAAGACACCTTCCAGTGTTAAAAAGAATATCAGCCGTGCAGCACAGCAGCTGGATGTGATGTTGAATGCCTCCAGTGCAAATATGCAGATACAACTAGGTAAGGTAAATTACCGTCAGTTCAGTGCACAAAATGTAGTGGCCAATATTGTGTTGATGCAAACGGGTATAAGGCTGAACAAGATTGCATTGCAGCATGCAGGAGGATCATTGCAATTAGAGGGGGTATTACAGCAACAGGGAAACGACAATAAGTTTAAATTAAATGCTGGGATTAATAATGTACACATAGACCAGTTGTTTTATGCCTTCGAAAACTTTGGTATGCAATCTCTGGGGTCAAAGAACCTAAAGGGGATATTAACTGCTAATGCTGCGATTACAGGAAATATACATGATAATGGTAATCTGGCTCCGCACTCCTTGTATGGAACATTGCGTTTTGATCTCAGGCAGGGAGCACTGATGCATTTTGGGCCATTGGAGGAAATAGGGAACTTTGTTTTCCGTAAGCGTAATCTTTCCGAAATTACTTTTGAGAACCTTAAAAATACGTTACAGTTGCAAGGATCTAAAATCATTATTCCGCCCATGCGGATTGCTTCCAGTGCGTTAAATATAGATGTAGGCGGAGTATATGGCATAGGAAAGGGAACAAATATCAACCTGGATATTCCTTTACGTAACCCTCAAAAGGATTCCTTGATCACGGATAAGAAAGAAAGGCGTAAAAGAAGTAATCGTGGGCTCGTCTTGCACCTGAGAGCAGTAGATGATGATAATGGAAAGGTGAAAATTAAATTGGGTAGTGGTAAAAAGGATGAGGTGTCGGCAGCAGACCGGAATTATTGA
- a CDS encoding O-acetylhomoserine aminocarboxypropyltransferase/cysteine synthase family protein codes for MSKKPLSFETLQVHAGYQPEPTTKSAAVPIYQTSSYTFDSADHAADLFQLKQFGNIYTRIMNPTTDVFEKRVAALEGGVGALAVASGQAAQFIALHNILLPGDNFVASSFLYGGTYNQFKVSFKRIGVEARFANLDQPESFEKLIDERTKAIYVETIGNPGFSIPDFEKLAAIARKYDLPFVVDNTFGAAGYLCRPLELGANIVVQAATKWIGGHGTSIGGVIVDGGNYNWGNGKFSQFTQPDDAYHGMKFWEVFGDQSPFGNIAYIIRARVTGLRSWGPAMAPQNAFLFIQGLETLSLRVQRTVENALALAQWLEKHPQVEYVSYPGLPGNKYHELGKKYLKNGFGGVLSFKLKAGKEAADKFVQSLELIYHLANVGDAKTLIIHPATTTHQQLSLEEQRSAGVEPGLLRLSAGIEHIDDIKADLQQAFDKVK; via the coding sequence ATGTCTAAAAAGCCTTTAAGTTTTGAAACACTGCAGGTACATGCAGGATACCAACCAGAGCCAACCACCAAATCTGCGGCAGTGCCCATTTATCAAACCTCTTCCTATACTTTTGATAGTGCGGACCATGCGGCTGATTTGTTCCAGTTGAAACAGTTTGGCAATATCTATACCCGTATCATGAACCCCACTACGGATGTGTTTGAGAAACGTGTCGCTGCATTGGAAGGTGGTGTTGGCGCTTTGGCGGTTGCATCCGGACAAGCTGCGCAATTCATTGCATTGCATAACATTCTGTTACCCGGAGATAACTTTGTGGCCTCTTCCTTTCTATACGGTGGTACCTACAACCAGTTTAAAGTAAGCTTTAAAAGAATTGGTGTAGAAGCCCGCTTTGCCAACCTGGATCAACCGGAGAGCTTTGAAAAGCTGATTGACGAGAGAACAAAGGCAATATATGTGGAAACAATCGGTAATCCTGGTTTTTCTATTCCCGATTTTGAAAAACTGGCTGCGATAGCCCGTAAATATGACCTGCCTTTTGTAGTAGACAATACTTTCGGGGCTGCCGGATACCTGTGCCGTCCACTGGAACTAGGCGCTAATATCGTGGTACAGGCTGCTACCAAGTGGATCGGGGGCCATGGTACCAGTATTGGAGGTGTAATTGTCGATGGTGGTAATTACAATTGGGGTAATGGTAAATTCTCCCAGTTTACCCAGCCCGATGATGCCTACCACGGCATGAAGTTCTGGGAAGTATTTGGCGACCAGAGTCCATTTGGCAACATTGCCTATATCATCAGAGCCAGGGTTACAGGCTTACGTTCCTGGGGCCCGGCAATGGCACCTCAAAATGCTTTCCTCTTTATCCAGGGATTGGAAACACTTTCACTTCGCGTACAGCGTACGGTAGAAAATGCCTTGGCACTGGCGCAATGGCTGGAAAAACATCCACAGGTAGAATATGTAAGTTATCCTGGCCTGCCTGGTAACAAATACCATGAACTGGGTAAGAAATACCTTAAAAATGGATTTGGTGGTGTATTGTCCTTCAAGCTTAAAGCTGGCAAAGAAGCTGCTGATAAATTTGTACAGTCACTGGAACTGATCTACCACCTGGCTAATGTGGGCGATGCTAAAACACTGATCATTCACCCTGCCACTACTACCCATCAACAGTTAAGCCTGGAAGAACAACGTTCTGCAGGAGTAGAACCGGGTTTATTGAGATTATCTGCAGGTATTGAACATATTGATGATATTAAAGCCGACTTACAACAGGCTTTCGATAAAGTCAAATAA
- a CDS encoding SDR family oxidoreductase has translation MSFKGKTIVITGASRGIGKAIALRLAQDGANIVIAAKSVTEDPRLGGTIFSAAAEIEQAGGKALAVACDIRDEDQIKNVVQQANEHFGDIDILINNASAIFLGGTEACPSKKFDLMHTINVRGTFLMTQHCIPSLKKAVNPHILTLSPPVNLDIKWLAPHIAYTLSKYNMSMMTMAWAAEFKSNHIAANALWPVTTIGTAAIQNLLGGDKIVEKSRKPAILADAAYYLLQQPSVECTGHLFLDEEVLKQFAGITNFDDYAMQPGASLQKDLFL, from the coding sequence ATGTCATTCAAAGGCAAAACAATAGTGATTACCGGAGCCAGCAGGGGAATTGGCAAAGCAATAGCCTTACGGTTGGCGCAGGATGGCGCGAATATAGTGATCGCCGCCAAATCTGTTACAGAAGATCCCCGCCTGGGTGGGACTATCTTTTCGGCCGCAGCTGAAATAGAACAGGCCGGAGGCAAAGCACTGGCTGTGGCCTGTGATATCCGTGATGAAGATCAGATTAAAAATGTGGTACAGCAGGCAAATGAACATTTCGGAGATATTGATATCCTTATTAATAATGCGTCCGCCATTTTCCTCGGCGGTACTGAAGCATGCCCAAGTAAGAAGTTTGACCTGATGCACACCATCAATGTCAGGGGTACTTTTCTTATGACACAGCATTGTATTCCGTCTTTAAAAAAGGCCGTCAATCCGCATATCCTCACATTATCTCCGCCGGTTAACCTGGATATTAAATGGCTTGCTCCCCATATTGCATATACCCTAAGCAAATACAATATGAGTATGATGACTATGGCCTGGGCAGCCGAATTCAAAAGCAACCACATTGCTGCAAATGCACTATGGCCGGTAACAACTATTGGTACTGCTGCAATACAGAATCTGCTGGGAGGCGATAAAATTGTTGAAAAGAGCCGTAAGCCCGCCATACTTGCGGATGCCGCATATTATCTACTTCAACAGCCCTCTGTTGAATGCACAGGGCACCTGTTTCTCGATGAGGAAGTATTGAAGCAATTTGCCGGAATCACTAATTTTGACGACTATGCCATGCAACCTGGTGCTTCCTTACAGAAAGACCTTTTCCTCTGA